The nucleotide window AGACCTCTCATACTTCAACATCATTTCCTAAACTTTCTCGGTCGTAGGATTATCAATTGGATGTTGATCATCCGCAAAGATTGGTACACACTATATCCACTCAATTGGGAGAATGACTATAGTCTCAAGTCATTGCATGTAAAGGCACTAAGATAAGTGTGTAGGTACTTATAGGGAAAAGTACACTGAACACAATCAAACCACGAGTTCTAGTATGAAATTCTTACTCACATATCAACCTAGAACTCATAAGTTACAATAGTGCAAACTAGTCCGCAAACTTGAGACATCATAGTTGTCTTGTGGACGAGTCGTTTGTCTTTGATATCACTATACGataattgaaagaaaagaCAACTCAAAGGTGATTATTAGGATTCTTGACAAGCCTATGGAGGCAAGTGAACGTACTAAAGGGATCTCTACTTTCAGTAAGGAGAGAGAATGCTCTAAAGATATGATTGGGAAATCTTTGCAAAGTATTggatataattaaaaaataagtttatAAACCTAACCAAAGTAATCATATAAGTGAAAAATTCATATTAGGGTTTTGACAAAAGTATCCATACCCTGATAATATGAATTAGGAGCACTGTAATAGAGAATGACTCAATTGctcagcaattccaacttgAATAGGTTCTTCACCTTTgagtcatttttttttcatttaatggCCGTATAGTGATATCAAAGACAAATGACTCGTCCATAAGACAACTATGATGTCTCAGGTTTGAGGACTAGTTTGCATTATTGCAACTTATGAGTTCTAGTTTGATATGTGAGTAAGACTTCGATACTAGAACTCATGGTTTGATCACGTTCAGTGTATTTTTCCCTATAAGCACCTACACACTTATCTTAGTGTCTCTACACGCAATGACTTGAGACTATAGTCATTCTCCCAATTGAACGGATATAGTGTGTACCAATCTTTGCGGATGATCTACGTCCAATTGATAATCCTATGACCGGGAACATTTAGGAAATGATGTGGAAGTAtgtgttcacccgttttatgtttgttcatgtgatggtagggtaaagtttcccattgccttgaaaaccattgactggtcaacaagtcaactttctttagcGTGCGAGcatgccactgctagcaatgagAATTAtagcagacttcttaaaaatagataaattgCACCCCAAGTTActaatttctaaacaagcgattgtgaatttgggtgaggaatatctcccaagtaagttcatttcttgcctcagactggtgaagacttcacaatttttcacagtataaaACTGGCAGTTCTGaccagaataaatgataagaaagtgaACTGTTTTTAGGCAGAATTGCCTTTTACAAAgctcaaaaaggaaaatcaatTCTCAAGAAGACAAAAAGGGGGAtggacttccatttctgcctgggtagatgTTTCTGATCTAGGCTAGACTGGGTATGCCTGTGCTAGACTGGACTATTAACACCTTCAACtgtcagctgtaaatcgatgccaacgttcgagtttgatagagctttaatctatttcaagccctggAAAGCTTTTGAACGGGCAGAATTGGAACCTCTTCAGTCtggaaggggcagaagtggttGGACTTAATGATTACTGAGCTAGAACTGCACTGTGGTACCTGTTCTGCTTGGtcagggctctccataaatttgttgaggttttcatatttgtaaaacccAAACTCTGCTTAATTTGGCTTATGCTGAactaaatttgtaacgagagaagtctcgttttgaatgacttatttctctaagtctgaactgaAGTTAGAGATTCTGAATTGTAGCTGACTTctttcttgtggctcaatgagcttttggttgcttcagtgttttgaaggtttttgagatcaagtgatcattttgagtttttgtttttgattgatttttttggctCTTTCGATctgttcacctcctctcatatttatagaaaatgctggagtggggcttctaatcttttaataatgggcagCAAAATTTTCCAAGAGaaagatcttttattttaaatgcaaaaaaaaaaaaaaaaaaaaaaaaaaaagaaggaaagttaTCTGTTCTGGTAGAGAAGAACCATTAATAATCAATTTTCATGGAtgtcttttccttgcttttttgAAGGAAAGACcaacttttctttgttctctGTCTGTTCTTggtaaagagaaagaacacaaTCTGACGTGATGgtcagtttgcttttcttgtttgaataGCTTCCTTGCTTCCCACTTATCTCTTGAGATAGTAGtttgcttatctcttggaaagaTCACCTGCTCTTATGCAGAATCATATACAAAAAGATTTTGATCTTTTAGTCGCAGAGTTTCAGATCCGTCTTTCTGCTAATGACCTGCTTTCATTAATTCCCAATCAACTCTCTAGTCTCTTGTgatagttgaaattgttgacttttcaaagtcaggaAGTCACGTGGGTTCTGAGAATAGGCTTTCCAAAAAGATCTTTCTCTGGGTTTTGAGATCAATGGTGAGCATTCAAAAGCTGGGCCCAATCCAATTCTGTTTTCAATCTCTTTATTGATCTGCTTCAGTGGTCAATTGCCATTTAATTTTGACGTTTTGCAATTCTGCTTTTTTCGTAAAAAAAACATGGGAAAGCCCAGtcatttgttcttttgttttatgggCCTTTCTTTGCGAAGATGGGCTTTCGCGTGGATTTCTTTTTGGCCCAAACAGTATGAGAAGTCTCCTTATATCCAATCTCATTGCATAGCTCTCATACTATTTCATATTCCAAGGATTTGTTGTTTACTGTTATGATAATAGACCAAATATCATGGTTGAAAACAACGATCTTGCCCATTAGTGATGGTGAAATATCTAGAAAGCAAAATCCATAAGGCAACCATGGTGCCTTAGGTGTAAGGATTAACCTTGCGTATTACAACCTATGAAATTGTAGGGGTCTTTTTGTTCCAGCAGCCTGATGAATGGGCTTGGGCTGCCGTAAggaaaagacaaacaaaattgCCCATGTGCCTGAGTTCGAGAATCAGGCTCCAAGAGAGTTTTGAAAAGTTTGTGAAACCTTAGAAAACACCTTGGATTCCTTTCACTAATAACCAGATGAACGTGACAGATTAATAATATGGCTTGgcttgagaagcttgtggcatgggagctaaGCCTTCACGAGTTTAGCAATAGAGAGAAAGAGCATGAATTTCTAATGGAAACAAAGGCTTAAAgtaagggagagagagatttagGAAGATTTTGACTAAGGAAGAAAGGGAGAGATAGAAGCAGGGAATGGGGTGTCTTGAGTAAATTTCAAGCTGATCGACAAAAGCTTGGTCGTGCTCTAGATGATGGTGTGTTTGCTAGGCAGAATGAGTCTCCTTTTATAGGCGCGGGaacctttaattttatcaaGCATCCCTCTCCcttttccttcactttctcTCATTCACTCttatttggtgaaatttccCCAACCTGAGCGTATAGGCACCAAGCCTTTTAGGGTTCCAAGATCTTCACGCAGCTGGACCTCTCCATGTGAGTGAGGCGCCACCTTCTTTTTATTCTGGTTTTCCTATTAGAGCTtgcagaagaaagaaatagtgGTAAAGGCGTTAGTCTAATGGGTATTCCTCTTGCGTACATGAATCTTGGTTGGTTTTTATAGTGGCATGCTATTTGACTTCGTTATGGGGTTTTTTGACAAGCTAGATATGATGCTAGATATTTTATAAGGTACTGGGCTGGGCTTTTCTAAGGTATTGGGTCGTTGGCATTTTATTTCCAGCGCCAGCTAATCCTTCATGGTTTCATCAAGCTGCTGGAAACAACTTATTTGCTTCGTTCTTTGTCAAGGCGCTGGGCATCCTAGCTGGTGCAAGATTTTTCTAAGCATTgcaaactattggatatcctCCTAAGGCATTgggccattttttttttctctcccttgcttacccatatgtttgggctcaagaaatgaGCTTAAGTTTTGGTACTCCCAAGTATCCCAAAACTTCCATCGCCTGAACCTTCAATGAGCCTCGTGAATACTTgtaaccatccataccatAACCTACTCAGCAAGCCTCAGGCATTCGCGTGGCTTGGgtccacttaagcttgtagcgcgGCTCGATGTCAAACTTAACTGCTTTCGCTTGGCATGTTGCGTGtttgcttggcgtggcatgtGGCCCACAACTCGTGCAAGGGCATTCGACAAATTCTTGCGTATCCTATTTGGGCTTTTTCCCCGATTAAGCGTTGCGTTGAATTAGAAATATGTTTGGGTCCTgccttggattttttgggcctcaacagaAATCTTGTTTGACATGTAAGTCAAACTTCCATTAATTGAAGATTTCTAGTTTGATCGCATTCAATGAACTCACTCTATAGCGAGCATCTACACAGTTATACTAGCGTCCTTGCACGAATGACTCAAGACTAGTCATTCTGGCAGTTGGGCATATATAGTGTGTGCAGTTCTTTGCAGTTCATCAATGCATAATTGAACGATCCTATGACTAGGAACTTTTAGAGTGTGAGTTACAAGGAGAGGTCTCTCTGCGTTTAAAATCTTTAGATCACTTTCCTTGTATCACAAATCCATGGACTTGTCAATAGGCTAAGAGCATGCACAATCATGCTCACGCTCTCaaattttcagttaaaatttagctaaatatactaaaaaactattttaggagctctttataaaatttcaactctgACCATACTCCCTAgtttaaaaaatcataaatatttttaattagaaTAATTAGGGTTTGTTAGTTGtatataatcaaaattaaaattgcttATATAATAGGAAATTAAAATTGCTTTCTTAGTTGTATATAATCATCTTTAAATTATCTATCCCTAACtaaaaatatattgtaatttagtttGTATTCCTTATTGTAATTTAGTTTGTATTCCTTTATTGTAAGTATTGGTTAAGGATGTTGTTAAACgaactctaaaattaattgagtacacatttaaattaaaatgtaaaattaactaagtatataccttatttaactaccaaaaatacccttggtATATCCTAACACGCCCAAAcaagtaaacaaataaataaataaataaaaggaaactatTTTAACtataaattgaattatggtTCTACAACGATCTCAAAGCCATATTAGACTGGTCAAACAAAAGAATAAGCCAATTGGGTATTGCCTCTGACTCTCTAGTTCAAGATTGCATCACATGTGAATTTCCTAAAGCTTTCACTGATCAATGATCACCAAGTGAAAACAGAAAGAAGacgaaacaaaaaaaatgataaaaaaccaaatgatCAGCAAATGGAAGGTGAAACAATTGTGATCAAAGTGATGGGATGTGATTGTTTCAAAGCCTTCAAAAACAGTAAATTAGAACAAATGAAGATGAAGCAGAAAATTACCAAAGATCAGCAAACCAACAAATGGAAGCTGAAAGAATTATGATAATTGAGATGGGTTTCTTTCAAAGAGTTCAAAGACTCAAACTTTGATATCAGAAACAAATGAATTCTCATGTGAAATGGTCATCCAAAttcacaaattctcaattttcaaccacatttaaataaaacccGTATGGCACATActattatcacaaaaatatCACGGTTTGGTTCTAATTGCTTGGGCGTGTTTGGGTTTTTAGAAGTAGGGTTTTTCGCTTACATTTGATTGGGGTTGAATATGGTGAGTatggtgtacttattaaaattatatttgtttcacaatccaatatatcctttttgttcattttataTTTGGGTAAATTAGTCATTCAATAAATGGTTTGGTAATATggtgtactcaattaattttaaggttctTTTAACAAtacccttaattaattaggatgCATAAATACAATTATGCTCACCTAAGGACATAAAAATGAGGTCCCTATTTGATAAAGGCTCTTGAATTAATCTAATGACACATAATTAGTAGTTTAAATTCTCACTCATGCTCCCTATTTTATTCGAACAAACTCTAATTATTCTAACTAGCCTCTCAGCATGAGCTTCCACGCCCGCAAGAGGCTTTttattagaattaaaaaaaataatgagtagttgtgttccataaaaataggatccattatctgaaatttcttttaatttaaattttttttatatgaaaaagtgtgaatttaccatattatccttattaaattaataatttcaattcttaatgtttgcattaaccaatgacattttctagtattttaaatgttttactattctctgcctttcgctttatatatatagatttaaaaaaacaaaagaaagtcaaattaaaattagggATTCACATTCAATTTCTCAACTTCCCCCACCATCTGAACCTTGTCGGAACCTTAAACCGGCGGCTCCAATCAAAGGTGCCCACCCAGAAATCCCTTCCCCTCTTCCCTCTTCCGTCTTCtcaccgaaaaaaaaaaaaaagcaacaacaaaataccatCACAGTTTCAAAATCTAAAATCAAACCAAGAAGCTGCATGATCCCTAGCTAGGAAGATGCAAAGCAACCTCGTATTTCGTAtatctttataaaaaataaaaataaataaaaaatattgaacatGTACAGTAGTCACAAAGGCTTTGAGGCACCATTGTTGGCCACAGAGATCCAGCCACGCCGGCTACTGCGAACTCCCAAACCCCACGCCCAAGCTACACCCCCACACCGCCACCCACCCATCATAGCAATTGCTCCCCCAACTCACCCATCACCGCACTCTTCCTCCCACCCCCAACGACATTGATGGATCTCACTCCCTGAACTTTTCTCTACCCATCTCTCTCCAAtttcaaaaacgaaaaaattgaaagaacaaaaaaatcttCGAATATTGTTTGcatctttgtttttggtttttaaattagaataattggggtttgttttggtaaaatagagagcatgagTGCGGGTTTAAATTACCAATTATATGGGTCATTCGATTAAGGCTTGTGAGGACCTCATTTTTAAGTCCTTCGATGAGCGGGACTGTATTCATGcatcctaattaatcaaacctTTATATATTCATAATCATAGATTGATTATGTCCAAGAAATTAAGGAATACAaactaaattacaataaattTTTAGTTAGGGGTAGATAATTTAAAGATGATTATATGCAACTAAGAAAGCAATTTTAATTTCCtattatataatcaacttTTTACAACTCATGAATGAATCAGGACACAGGAATGAAGAAAACACAATATGTACTAGCTGGTAGTAAATTAACCAATTAACTTTGTCACTCAATTAATAAAAGAGATTAAACAATTACATGACTTCACTCTCTTTCTGTTTCCACTCCAGCCCTATGAATTTGCATGGTGAAAACCTAACCTTGTATTCAGAAATGGTATCAAGCTTAGGCGACCACAATTGCTCTTTAGACCCAACAAGCTGTTCATAGTGCTTTTGCAACTCAGGCGTGCTACAAAGAAAACTATTGCTAGGGCTAGTAACAGGCGGCCCGTCAATTTCCTTATTATTAGCTCTTGTAATTAGCCTTGTTATGAAGTCTGGCACAACCTTGATCAAGACCTTCCCGTTCGAACCTTTTATGTACTCGAACGGGGACTCTCCGAAATTAATCGGAGCCTTCTTGTTGGGGCTTGAGGAGGAGCCTAAGGCGGCGAGCGAGGAGGCCGAGAGGACCCTGCATGCGAAGCAATCAAGGGGGAGAACAAAGTAGGTCTGTCCATGAATGAGCTCATCGTCTATGGCTAACGCCGGGACGGGGTGGCCGATGAAGAAAGAGTCCGCATGGCAAACCATTTGGTCTGGAAACTCGAACATGATCTCTCCAGCTACGTGCTTTCCTCTGAGGAGTCTTGTGGTTCCTTCTGAAAATATAACTTTTACAGCTAAGTTTGTTTTCTGTGGAAAACACGGAGACACTGCATTGCccattttgagagagagagagagagagagagttaggaTTATTAGTTGGCTTTTAGGTAAGGGACGAAGGGAGAGGGTTATTAAATATACAAGAGAGGGTATGAAATTGACTTGGAGAAAGTCttggtttgttttcttttaaaatttggaggGGTCGGTGGTCAGTTATGCCGGCTTTgacaatctctctctctctctctctctctctctctctctctctctcgtgatGTGGTACGGCCTTAACCACTCTTAGACATGTGATTACTACTTCTTTTTAACGTCATCTTAAGCATCATATTTTGTAGTTACCCTAAATTCGATTAATCAAGTCGCAAAAATAAGTTGCAAggcaaaaaaatgaatatgatGCCTTTatataaatcaaatatattaCTTAGGTTGAATTGaggattcctcaaataaattTGAGGGGCGCCGTTGTATATGCTCATTATATATTGTGATTTTCCGTTCTTAAATGGACAGATTATGGTATTTTACTaacagttttattttatttgtatttctttaTCAGTTAGTATTTGGGGTCTTTCGACATAGGtccaattttgattttgcacTATGAATGCAGTCCACCTCTCTTTTGATGTAGAATTGGGTCCAGCGACTCAGCAGGCCAGCCAAGTATGCAAAGCCTTAGCCattgtttttaaaacatttacACATTGCCATTGTACAGTCAATCctctaaaatttattaattactGCAgtcaataaattaatatcacATTTCTACAATTAATCTCAATTTATCCTGGTTTGATTTACCTGCTTTGCAGGTTTGTGTATACCTCCTTCATAGGTAATTTCGTATCATATATCTCCTCCATAGGTAATTAACATTCATATGTATACCTCCTCCATAGATAAATAGCATTCATATGTATACCTCCTTCACAGGTAATTAACATTCATGTATATTCCTAGTCCATAGATAATTATACCTCCTCCATAGGAttgtaagaagaaaaagaaggaagaagaaagaagaagatgaataaaatgaagaagaaagattataggaaatttatttatttatttttgtatcattAGCTCGTGTTTATgggattttcaaaattaaaatggatagacaagaaaatattttataaattcaaatCATAATTAACTAAAAGATCAAATATAGTAATTATTGgcctaaaattaatttcttaccCATTTATGAATTGCAATTACAATTAATAGTTGTATTAATTAGCTAATTATTGTGATATAAATAAGCCTTTCCCGATTTAAATCATAAGGGCATAATTGgaacatgaaaataaatttaaaaagaaaaaatatatatgattacatcataaaattagaaaaggaaTATAATCCTATGTGGCATTGAAGTTAGAGGACTTGCATGTGATAGTCTAAATAACAAGGGAGAAGGATTTCTAACACACACATGCACAACTATGATGCCATGGGGGTTCGAACCTGAGACCTCTGATTTGCAAGTCAAGGTCTTTTTTATACTTTACACTTCATCATTTCTTCGCTAGATTCTTTCCTTGATTGTTAATTATATGTTAGTTACTATATGGAACCATGGAATGATGGAAATGATCAACttctaattatattaattacatgccacttgagaaaagttaattaattatataaacaaTTAGTTGCAAGTTCATCAAAGAACGGCCACACGCTTGAAATGAAAACCCAgccataatatatattatatatatatatatatatatatatatatatatgatcagcGGCAGACGATGTTGATGGTTTCAAGTCCCATGCTCTGACTCCCATTATTAATTGGAAACTACACGGAATGCagacttattattattacccAAACTCAAAGGCATTGCCTCTCAACTAAACTTTATCAATGCCGTAGGTCCATCgcattgcattgcatgcatTTAATTACCTCATTTTATTATAGCGACTTGTCTTGGCCCTAGATTCAAAGTCTAGCTAGCTAGGGTTTGTCTTAATCACCGTCTTCCTAAGTTGAGCTTATAGAGTTGaacatgcaaaataaaaattgaaattattaattaaataaagataatgtggtaaatttatattttttatatttaaaaaaattaaaattaaaagaaaaattagataatagatcctatttttatggaatacaactacccattattatttttaaattataaaataaattataaatttttttaaaaaaaacctctcgcaggcACGGAAGCGCGTGCGAAGAGTCTAGTATGTAACTACGTATATGTTTGAATGGTGTTTTCTAATGCTTACCTTTTTCATGTTGTAGCAGCAAACAGAATTAGGGCTCGTCAATGGGCCAAGCCgggctttaaagaggagagagaaaatatcagGCCGGGCCGGGCcctattttttaagaaaattcaaagcccaagcccgACCCATGAGCCGagcttgagaaagcccatcggGCCGGGCCGGGCTAAGCCCAACGGGCcctacttcattaaaaaaaaatcataaacttaataataagggcattttagtccaaatttgagattaaactcacttaatttcaatattttcacatcaaaccaaattcataaaacacccaataaagtcacacaacttataagatttttcacaaaaataataaaaccaagtattatttttgaggttattacataattagatcgtaatacgttttaagaaataattttaaaaaataataactatcaaaaaaatatttttttaaaggatggtatgaataaatatgcaaatatttggtgatgtg belongs to Prunus persica cultivar Lovell chromosome G4, Prunus_persica_NCBIv2, whole genome shotgun sequence and includes:
- the LOC18781510 gene encoding uncharacterized protein LOC18781510, which produces MGNAVSPCFPQKTNLAVKVIFSEGTTRLLRGKHVAGEIMFEFPDQMVCHADSFFIGHPVPALAIDDELIHGQTYFVLPLDCFACRVLSASSLAALGSSSSPNKKAPINFGESPFEYIKGSNGKVLIKVVPDFITRLITRANNKEIDGPPVTSPSNSFLCSTPELQKHYEQLVGSKEQLWSPKLDTISEYKVRFSPCKFIGLEWKQKESEVM